A DNA window from Shewanella baltica contains the following coding sequences:
- a CDS encoding acyl-CoA thioesterase: protein MKYYSRRLVKPEHLNPANTLFGGQLLSWIDEEAAIFAACQMKSTSHVTKLISEINFMTPAHQGDVIEFGLELVSLGHSSITVSCQVRNKMTQAPVVSIDKMVFVHVNAQGLPVPHGIRANAA from the coding sequence ATGAAATATTACAGTCGCCGTTTAGTTAAACCTGAACATTTAAATCCAGCAAATACGCTGTTTGGCGGTCAGTTGCTCAGTTGGATAGACGAGGAGGCCGCTATTTTTGCTGCCTGCCAGATGAAGAGCACCAGCCATGTGACTAAGCTGATTTCTGAAATCAACTTTATGACGCCAGCGCACCAAGGTGATGTGATTGAGTTTGGTCTGGAGCTGGTGAGCCTCGGCCACAGTTCGATTACCGTAAGCTGCCAAGTGCGCAATAAGATGACGCAGGCGCCAGTGGTGAGCATAGATAAGATGGTGTTTGTGCATGTGAATGCCCAAGGATTGCCTGTGCCCCACGGTATTCGGGCGAATGCGGCTTAG
- a CDS encoding monovalent cation:proton antiporter-2 (CPA2) family protein gives MEQSSLLTSVLLFLLAAVIFVPLGKRFGAGPILSYLGAGIILGPGGMALVSDPAAVLHFAELGVVLMLFVLGLELNPSKLWELRSAIFGLGSGQLLLSWAAIGGLAWGFGLSVDAALVVGAALSLSSTAFAVQLMSEHRLLTTPLGRDAFGVLLMQDLAVIPMLLLTAYLAPNSAQIEHHAVPWYWTCLALVGFVLVGKYLLPKLLKLVASSGVREVLTAFALLLVMGSAELMEWLGLSAGMGAFLAGIMLANSSYRHQLETDIEPFKGLLLGLFFMAVGMSMDLKLLISDPLLILGILMAMLLIKTFVLMVLGRIRHHKWRPSIALGLILAEGGEFAFVLLSQAQLSGIVGDKIAQVLVLAIGLSMAVTPILFTLFRATKAKVVDTRLPDTINVTESEVVIAGFGRVGQITGRILASSGIPFVALDKDASHVDVIRKYGGEVYFGDARRLDMLMSAGIARSRLLLLAVDSVEDSIEIAQQVKTHFPHIHIVARARDRNHAYRLMSLGVTDVFRETFGSALSASEKILQGLGLSQVQANERVKIFAEHDKKLVIASAAHQNDLATLINLSNKGKAELESLMRGDRENVS, from the coding sequence ATGGAACAGTCGAGTTTACTCACGTCGGTGCTGCTATTTTTATTGGCGGCGGTTATTTTTGTTCCTTTGGGTAAACGTTTTGGCGCCGGCCCGATTCTTTCCTACCTAGGTGCTGGGATCATTTTAGGCCCAGGCGGCATGGCCTTAGTTTCTGATCCTGCTGCTGTGTTGCATTTTGCCGAGTTAGGTGTAGTGCTGATGTTGTTTGTGCTGGGACTCGAATTAAATCCAAGTAAATTATGGGAACTTCGCAGTGCTATCTTTGGTTTAGGCAGTGGTCAGTTGTTGTTATCATGGGCTGCGATTGGTGGTTTGGCTTGGGGCTTTGGCTTGTCTGTTGACGCAGCTTTAGTGGTTGGCGCCGCGCTATCTTTATCATCGACAGCCTTTGCTGTGCAGTTAATGAGTGAACATAGGTTGCTCACAACCCCACTCGGGCGTGATGCCTTTGGTGTCTTGTTGATGCAAGATCTTGCCGTTATCCCCATGTTGCTGCTGACGGCATATTTGGCGCCTAATTCGGCGCAGATTGAGCATCATGCCGTGCCTTGGTACTGGACGTGTCTAGCCCTAGTAGGGTTTGTGTTAGTGGGCAAATACTTACTGCCAAAACTCCTTAAGTTAGTCGCAAGTAGCGGGGTGCGTGAAGTACTCACCGCCTTTGCGTTACTGCTCGTGATGGGCAGCGCTGAGTTAATGGAGTGGCTTGGACTCTCTGCGGGTATGGGGGCATTTTTGGCGGGTATTATGCTCGCAAACTCAAGTTATCGACATCAACTCGAAACCGACATCGAACCCTTTAAAGGCTTATTGCTTGGGCTGTTTTTCATGGCGGTCGGTATGAGTATGGATTTGAAATTATTGATATCAGATCCGTTACTTATCTTAGGTATTTTAATGGCGATGTTGCTGATTAAAACGTTTGTGCTGATGGTGCTGGGCCGCATTCGGCACCACAAATGGCGACCGAGTATTGCATTGGGGTTGATCCTTGCCGAAGGCGGTGAATTTGCCTTTGTGCTGTTATCCCAGGCGCAGTTATCTGGCATTGTCGGCGATAAAATTGCGCAAGTGTTAGTGCTGGCGATTGGTTTGTCTATGGCGGTGACGCCGATATTGTTTACCCTGTTTCGCGCAACTAAGGCTAAGGTGGTGGACACTCGCCTGCCAGATACGATTAATGTCACTGAATCGGAAGTGGTGATTGCCGGTTTTGGCCGAGTAGGCCAGATAACCGGGCGTATTTTGGCCTCATCAGGGATCCCTTTTGTCGCGTTGGATAAGGATGCGAGCCATGTGGATGTTATTCGCAAATATGGCGGTGAGGTCTATTTTGGTGATGCCAGACGCTTAGACATGTTAATGTCGGCGGGGATCGCGCGCTCGCGTTTGTTATTGCTGGCCGTGGACAGTGTTGAGGATTCCATCGAAATCGCCCAGCAAGTGAAAACCCATTTTCCCCATATCCACATAGTCGCGCGGGCAAGGGATCGTAACCATGCTTATCGTTTAATGAGCCTTGGGGTGACGGATGTCTTTCGTGAGACCTTTGGTTCGGCGCTTTCGGCCAGCGAGAAGATCCTCCAAGGTTTAGGTCTATCTCAGGTACAAGCCAACGAGCGGGTAAAAATCTTTGCTGAGCATGATAAGAAACTGGTGATTGCGAGCGCAGCACATCAAAATGATTTAGCGACGTTAATCAATCTATCGAATAAGGGTAAGGCAGAGTTGGAATCCCTTATGCGCGGCGATAGGGAGAATGTCAGTTAA
- the yiaY gene encoding L-threonine dehydrogenase — MAAKFFIPSVNVLGQGAVDDAIGDIKTLGFKHALIVTDKPLVKIGLVGEVAEKLGQNGITSTIYDGVQPNPTVTNVEAGLALLKANKCDFVISLGGGSPHDCAKGIALVATNGGSIKDYEGLDQSAKPQLPLVAINTTAGTASEMTRFCIITDEARHIKMAIVDKHTTPLLSVNDPELMLKKPASLTAATGMDALTHAVEAYVSIAANPITDACAIKAMELIQANLANAVENGQDINAREQMAYAQFLAGMAFNNASLGYVHAMAHQLGGFYDLPHGVCNALLLPHVQEYNAQVVPARLKDIAKAMGVDVSGMTDEQGASAAIAAIKKLSVAVKIPENLTLLGVKAEDIPTLADNALKDACGFTNPKQATHAEICQIFTNAL; from the coding sequence ATGGCTGCTAAATTTTTTATTCCTTCTGTCAACGTATTAGGCCAAGGCGCAGTGGATGACGCTATCGGTGACATCAAAACCTTAGGCTTTAAACACGCACTCATAGTGACAGACAAACCCTTAGTCAAAATTGGCTTAGTCGGTGAAGTGGCCGAAAAACTCGGTCAAAATGGCATTACCTCCACCATCTATGATGGCGTACAACCTAACCCAACCGTGACGAACGTCGAAGCGGGTTTAGCCCTGTTAAAAGCCAACAAGTGTGACTTTGTGATTTCACTCGGTGGCGGCTCACCCCATGATTGCGCCAAAGGTATCGCCCTTGTTGCCACCAATGGCGGCAGCATTAAGGATTACGAAGGGTTAGATCAATCCGCAAAACCACAGTTGCCATTAGTGGCTATTAATACAACGGCAGGTACTGCCAGTGAAATGACGCGCTTCTGTATCATTACCGACGAAGCCCGCCACATTAAAATGGCGATTGTCGATAAGCACACTACGCCTTTGCTGTCGGTCAATGACCCTGAGCTCATGCTGAAAAAGCCTGCGAGCCTCACGGCCGCAACCGGTATGGATGCACTGACTCACGCGGTTGAAGCCTATGTGTCTATTGCTGCCAACCCGATCACCGACGCCTGCGCGATCAAGGCCATGGAATTGATTCAGGCTAACTTAGCCAACGCGGTTGAAAACGGTCAAGACATCAACGCCCGTGAACAAATGGCCTACGCCCAGTTCTTAGCGGGTATGGCCTTTAACAATGCCAGCTTAGGTTATGTGCATGCGATGGCGCACCAGTTAGGCGGTTTCTACGATCTGCCCCACGGTGTATGTAACGCCCTGCTGCTGCCCCATGTACAGGAATACAATGCCCAGGTCGTCCCTGCTCGCTTGAAAGACATTGCCAAGGCTATGGGTGTGGATGTGTCTGGCATGACCGATGAGCAAGGTGCCAGTGCGGCGATAGCGGCAATCAAAAAACTGTCTGTTGCGGTTAAGATCCCAGAAAACCTGACCTTGTTAGGCGTAAAAGCGGAAGATATTCCAACACTTGCGGATAACGCGTTAAAAGATGCCTGTGGATTCACCAATCCAAAACAAGCAACCCATGCGGAGATCTGTCAGATCTTTACTAATGCGCTGTAA
- a CDS encoding TonB-dependent receptor: MKPFRLSLTALACLSVLSQTAHAEANSISANAEANVERITVYGRQNSVVKNSGLATKSDMSLMETPAAVVIVDQELIETQGTDNLQDLIRNISGVTQAGNNYGIGDNIVIRGLGANYTYDGMYGGAGLGNTFNPTRSLTNVESVEVLKGPATGLYGMGSAGGVINLIEKKPQFESKHKFSAEMGQWDTYSLALDSTGGLSDDVAYRLVAKSGRSDGYRDIGTDRDEIYGALKWVLSDSQDLMLSGAYIKDAIAVDSIGHPIRIYNAESVGGKGAGEVTWQDLVNDPNGNGLQLTDAQRQQLAASLSGADGLTPYSFGDAGLISPMAKDNEGEELRFKLTHNIYFTDNLFLNQQLQYRDYTSGFARQTGAYNYVYWKRNIKIKNVLTDVINEEPRSPLVENGVLYPFAARRQEYRKVDADETSWQYFADLRYDFQIGNIDNELLVNANYEDRNIRFQQYSIFDADQIYKKKDGEITYQGSLPYIYDIRNPNWGTGKFEDYDPLKTANYDKKVSAWGLGVQHVGYLGHGFTTRVGVAFNEIKQSYEHLGVDERYSASQAAATQEEDTTDNGITYNLGLTYMPTDDLSFFLNHSKGRTAYSILGTVTGKNTDREDSESVSNDLGMRFKAFDDQMLASLVLFKSSRTNVSYTNEEYKIGVSGPEVPVYFYDGSEDTQGVELDLNAHLNDNWRINLNGMYQDARDKQNPSSLTYNSRQKGVPYVTASAWVTYGADWFSLSSPIELSLGAKFVDDRSTHSSSFGIPDGYVPSYTVVDSAVSYSTDSWKIQLNINNLFNKDYYSKAMFLGGMPGEERNVKLQYSYSF, translated from the coding sequence ATGAAACCATTTCGTTTGTCGCTAACTGCACTCGCCTGCCTTTCTGTTTTATCACAAACCGCACACGCCGAAGCCAACTCGATATCAGCAAATGCTGAAGCCAACGTTGAGCGCATCACGGTTTATGGCAGACAGAACTCAGTAGTGAAGAATTCAGGGCTGGCGACTAAATCCGACATGTCTCTTATGGAAACCCCAGCAGCTGTAGTGATTGTTGACCAAGAGCTGATCGAAACCCAAGGTACAGATAATCTGCAGGACTTGATCCGTAACATCAGTGGCGTGACTCAAGCGGGAAATAACTATGGCATTGGTGACAACATAGTCATCCGTGGTTTAGGCGCAAATTACACCTATGACGGTATGTATGGCGGTGCAGGCCTAGGAAATACCTTCAACCCTACGCGCTCTTTAACCAACGTTGAATCCGTCGAAGTATTAAAAGGCCCAGCGACTGGACTCTATGGCATGGGAAGTGCTGGCGGCGTGATCAATCTGATTGAAAAGAAACCGCAGTTTGAGTCAAAGCATAAGTTCAGCGCCGAAATGGGCCAATGGGACACCTACTCCCTTGCTCTGGATAGCACGGGCGGCCTGAGTGATGATGTCGCCTACCGTTTAGTGGCTAAATCTGGCCGCAGTGATGGGTATCGCGATATCGGTACAGACAGAGACGAAATCTATGGCGCCTTAAAATGGGTATTAAGTGATAGCCAAGATTTAATGCTTTCAGGTGCTTACATAAAAGATGCTATTGCCGTTGATTCTATTGGTCACCCGATTCGGATTTACAATGCAGAATCTGTCGGCGGCAAGGGCGCTGGCGAGGTCACGTGGCAAGATCTGGTTAATGATCCCAACGGTAATGGTCTACAACTCACCGATGCACAGCGTCAGCAGTTAGCGGCCTCGTTGTCGGGCGCTGACGGCTTAACACCCTATTCGTTTGGTGATGCTGGGCTGATTTCGCCCATGGCGAAGGACAATGAGGGTGAAGAGTTAAGATTTAAACTGACCCATAATATCTATTTCACTGACAATTTGTTCCTCAATCAACAATTGCAGTATCGCGACTACACGTCAGGTTTCGCCCGCCAAACTGGTGCCTATAACTATGTCTATTGGAAGCGTAACATCAAGATTAAAAACGTTCTTACCGACGTGATTAACGAAGAGCCTAGATCGCCTTTAGTTGAAAATGGCGTACTTTATCCTTTTGCTGCAAGACGTCAGGAATACCGTAAAGTCGATGCCGACGAGACGTCGTGGCAGTACTTTGCCGATCTACGTTATGACTTCCAAATTGGCAATATAGACAATGAATTATTGGTCAATGCCAACTATGAAGACCGTAATATTCGTTTCCAGCAATATTCTATCTTCGATGCCGATCAAATTTATAAAAAAAAGGATGGAGAAATTACTTATCAAGGTTCCTTGCCTTATATTTACGACATCCGTAATCCTAATTGGGGCACAGGTAAGTTTGAAGACTATGACCCACTCAAGACCGCGAACTATGACAAAAAGGTCAGCGCTTGGGGTTTAGGCGTACAACACGTGGGATATTTAGGACATGGCTTCACCACACGTGTAGGTGTCGCATTTAACGAGATAAAACAAAGTTATGAACACTTAGGTGTCGATGAACGCTATAGTGCAAGTCAAGCTGCTGCGACGCAGGAAGAGGACACTACGGATAACGGCATCACCTATAATCTAGGTTTAACCTATATGCCGACGGACGACTTATCTTTCTTTTTGAACCACTCTAAGGGGCGGACTGCTTACAGTATATTAGGCACTGTGACCGGCAAAAATACTGACCGTGAAGATTCAGAATCGGTAAGCAATGATCTGGGTATGCGCTTTAAAGCCTTTGATGATCAAATGCTCGCATCATTGGTGCTCTTTAAGAGCTCGCGCACCAATGTGTCCTATACGAATGAAGAATATAAAATAGGCGTATCAGGACCAGAAGTACCCGTGTATTTTTACGACGGAAGTGAAGATACCCAAGGGGTTGAACTCGATCTCAATGCCCACTTAAACGACAACTGGCGTATCAACCTTAACGGCATGTACCAAGATGCAAGGGATAAACAAAATCCAAGTAGTTTAACCTACAATAGCCGTCAAAAAGGCGTGCCTTATGTCACTGCCAGCGCTTGGGTGACCTATGGCGCCGATTGGTTTAGCTTATCAAGCCCAATCGAATTAAGCCTTGGTGCTAAATTTGTAGATGATCGCAGCACGCACTCTAGCTCATTTGGTATTCCAGACGGTTACGTGCCTAGCTATACTGTCGTCGACTCGGCGGTGAGTTACAGCACTGATTCTTGGAAAATCCAGCTTAATATCAATAATCTATTCAATAAAGACTATTACAGTAAAGCGATGTTCTTAGGCGGTATGCCGGGTGAAGAACGCAACGTCAAACTGCAATACAGCTATAGTTTTTGA
- the aceA gene encoding isocitrate lyase: MTKATTQTSRQEQIDAIKRDWAENPRWKNVRRPYTAEEVVALRGSIVPENTIAKRGAAKLWKLVNGGAKKGYVNSLGALTGGQAVQQAKAGIEAIYLSGWQVAADANLAGTMYPDQSLYPANSVPAVVSRINNSFRRADQIQWGNGVNPEDEKFVDYFLPIIADAEAGFGGVLNAFELMKSMIDAGAAGVHFEDQLASVKKCGHMGGKVLVPTQEAVQKLVAARLAADVSGVDTLVIARTDANAADLLTSDCDPYDRDFVTGERTNEGFYRVKAGLDQAISRGLAYAPYADLIWCETAKPDLEEARIFAEAIHAQYPDQLLAYNCSPSFNWKKNLDDATIARFQQALSDMGYKYQFITLAGIHNMWYNMFDLAYDYARGEGMKHYVEKVQEVEFAAAKKGYTFVAHQQEVGTGYFDQVTTVIQGGHSSVTALTGSTEEEQF; encoded by the coding sequence ATGACTAAGGCAACGACTCAGACTTCACGTCAAGAGCAGATTGATGCAATCAAGAGAGATTGGGCAGAAAACCCACGTTGGAAAAACGTGCGTCGTCCTTACACCGCGGAAGAAGTGGTTGCACTTCGCGGTTCAATCGTGCCTGAGAATACTATCGCTAAGCGTGGTGCGGCTAAGTTATGGAAACTGGTTAACGGCGGCGCTAAAAAAGGCTACGTGAATTCGCTCGGTGCGTTAACGGGCGGTCAAGCGGTACAACAGGCGAAAGCGGGTATCGAAGCGATTTACCTTTCAGGTTGGCAAGTGGCTGCCGATGCTAACTTAGCCGGCACTATGTACCCAGATCAATCTTTATACCCAGCCAACTCTGTGCCTGCTGTGGTGTCACGCATCAATAACTCTTTCCGCCGCGCAGACCAAATTCAGTGGGGCAATGGCGTTAATCCAGAAGATGAAAAATTTGTTGATTACTTCCTGCCAATCATTGCTGACGCAGAAGCGGGTTTTGGCGGCGTATTAAATGCCTTCGAACTGATGAAGTCGATGATCGACGCGGGCGCTGCCGGTGTTCACTTTGAAGATCAGTTAGCTTCTGTGAAGAAATGTGGTCACATGGGCGGCAAAGTATTAGTGCCAACCCAAGAAGCGGTACAAAAACTGGTTGCTGCACGTTTAGCGGCGGATGTGAGCGGTGTCGATACACTGGTTATCGCCCGTACCGATGCTAACGCGGCCGATTTGTTAACTTCAGATTGCGACCCATACGACCGTGATTTCGTGACCGGCGAGCGTACCAATGAGGGTTTCTACCGTGTGAAAGCCGGTCTTGACCAAGCTATTTCTCGCGGTCTGGCCTATGCCCCGTATGCGGATTTGATTTGGTGTGAAACCGCCAAGCCAGATTTAGAAGAAGCGCGTATTTTTGCTGAAGCGATCCATGCTCAGTACCCAGATCAACTGTTGGCGTATAACTGTTCGCCTTCGTTCAACTGGAAGAAAAATCTGGACGACGCCACTATCGCGCGCTTCCAACAAGCGTTGTCAGACATGGGCTACAAGTACCAGTTCATCACTTTAGCCGGCATTCACAACATGTGGTACAACATGTTCGACCTCGCTTACGACTATGCTCGTGGCGAAGGCATGAAGCATTATGTTGAGAAAGTTCAAGAAGTTGAGTTTGCTGCAGCGAAGAAAGGTTACACCTTCGTCGCGCATCAACAGGAAGTGGGCACAGGTTATTTTGACCAAGTGACTACGGTTATTCAAGGTGGCCATTCATCAGTGACCGCACTGACAGGTTCTACCGAAGAAGAGCAGTTTTAA
- the aceB gene encoding malate synthase A, producing MTEHTLSEQQLNSTLGKATANATLNIVGRDIPGQEVIFTEGAVALLESLCREFADEVPALLAKRKDKQARIDKGSLPDFLPETRAIRDGAWQIRGIPDDLLDRRVEITGPVERKMVINALNANAKVFMADFEDSLAPSWEKVVEGQINLRDAVRGDIEYTAPDTGKHYKLGPNPAVLICRVRGLHLKEKHVQFNGKAIPGSLFDFALYFYHNYRQLLAKGSGPYFYIPKLESHVEARWWAKVFAFVEERFCLQAGTIKCTCLIETLPAVFEMDEILYELRSNIVALNCGRWDYIFSYIKTLKRHSDRVLPDRQAVTMDTPFLSAYSRLLIKTCHKRGALAMGGMAAFIPAKDPVQNEAVLQRVRRDKELEARNGHDGTWVAHPGLADTAMGIFNEYIGQDHCNQLHITRDVDAPILASELLKTCDGERTEQGMRLNIRIALQYLEAWISGNGCVPIYGLMEDAATAEISRASIWQWIQHGKSLSNGKLVTKQLFKDMLVEELSNVKKEVGSDRFTHGKFTQAAVLLEDITTSDELVDFLTLPGYEMLTA from the coding sequence ATGACGGAACACACTTTGAGTGAACAGCAATTGAATTCGACACTGGGTAAAGCTACAGCAAACGCCACGCTTAATATTGTGGGTCGTGACATTCCAGGCCAAGAAGTCATCTTTACCGAAGGGGCTGTCGCCTTACTCGAATCCCTTTGTCGTGAGTTTGCCGACGAAGTACCTGCCTTACTCGCTAAACGTAAAGATAAGCAAGCGCGTATCGATAAAGGATCATTACCCGACTTTCTGCCTGAAACCCGCGCTATTCGTGATGGTGCATGGCAAATTCGCGGTATTCCGGATGACTTGCTTGACCGCCGCGTAGAAATCACAGGTCCCGTTGAACGTAAGATGGTGATTAACGCACTCAACGCCAATGCCAAAGTGTTTATGGCCGATTTCGAAGATTCTTTAGCACCAAGCTGGGAAAAAGTCGTCGAAGGTCAAATCAATCTACGTGATGCCGTGCGTGGTGATATTGAGTACACAGCACCGGACACAGGTAAGCACTACAAATTAGGACCAAATCCGGCAGTGCTTATTTGCCGCGTTCGTGGTCTGCACCTTAAAGAAAAACACGTGCAGTTTAACGGCAAAGCGATTCCTGGCTCACTGTTTGATTTCGCACTGTATTTCTACCACAACTATCGCCAACTTTTGGCCAAGGGCAGTGGACCATACTTTTATATTCCTAAGTTAGAAAGTCATGTTGAAGCGCGCTGGTGGGCAAAAGTATTTGCTTTTGTTGAGGAAAGGTTTTGTCTGCAAGCGGGCACGATTAAATGTACTTGCCTGATCGAGACGTTACCGGCTGTGTTCGAAATGGACGAAATCCTCTACGAGCTGCGTTCCAATATCGTCGCGCTGAACTGTGGTCGCTGGGATTACATCTTCAGCTATATCAAAACATTAAAGCGTCATAGCGACCGAGTCTTACCGGATCGCCAAGCCGTCACTATGGATACGCCTTTCTTAAGCGCTTATTCAAGACTCTTGATTAAGACCTGCCACAAACGCGGTGCGTTAGCGATGGGCGGCATGGCGGCCTTTATTCCAGCTAAAGATCCGGTTCAGAACGAAGCGGTATTGCAGCGAGTTCGTCGAGATAAAGAGCTCGAGGCGCGTAACGGCCACGATGGCACTTGGGTGGCACACCCTGGTCTTGCCGATACCGCTATGGGTATTTTCAACGAATACATAGGTCAAGATCACTGTAATCAATTGCATATTACCCGTGATGTCGATGCGCCAATCCTGGCTAGCGAACTGCTTAAAACCTGCGACGGTGAGCGCACCGAACAGGGGATGCGTCTGAACATTCGTATCGCACTGCAGTATTTAGAGGCTTGGATCAGCGGCAACGGTTGCGTACCTATTTACGGCTTAATGGAAGATGCAGCTACAGCTGAGATTTCTAGAGCCTCAATTTGGCAATGGATCCAACACGGTAAGTCGCTATCAAACGGCAAACTCGTGACCAAACAACTTTTTAAAGACATGTTGGTTGAAGAGCTGTCGAACGTGAAAAAAGAAGTGGGTAGCGACAGATTCACCCATGGCAAATTCACCCAAGCGGCGGTATTGCTCGAAGACATTACCACCTCCGACGAGCTGGTCGATTTCTTAACCTTACCCGGTTACGAAATGCTGACTGCCTAG
- the betI gene encoding transcriptional regulator BetI, which yields MPKAAMKLIRRQQLIDATLASVALHGLQHTTINSISQLAGMSSGIISHYFSGKQGLIQATLRHLLEQLKQALLNRIQGQVLAPTERLMMIVEANFTELQRSRNVTHTWLSFWAQAVHDPQLARLQNINSRRLYSNLHFSFRQVLPKEFALMAAEQTAAMIDGFWLRSALSETPEQDFVQAEKLCKTFIHNVIKQHGVKTCQ from the coding sequence ATGCCTAAAGCCGCAATGAAATTGATACGCAGACAGCAGCTTATCGATGCGACATTAGCATCGGTTGCCTTGCATGGATTGCAGCACACGACCATCAACAGCATTAGTCAGTTGGCGGGGATGTCGTCGGGGATCATCAGTCATTATTTCAGTGGTAAGCAGGGCTTGATCCAAGCGACGCTACGCCACTTGCTCGAGCAGTTAAAGCAGGCGTTGCTCAATCGAATCCAAGGACAAGTGTTGGCGCCAACAGAGCGCTTAATGATGATAGTTGAAGCGAATTTTACCGAGTTACAGCGCTCACGAAATGTCACTCACACTTGGCTGAGTTTTTGGGCACAAGCCGTCCACGATCCCCAGTTAGCCCGTTTGCAGAATATTAATAGTCGCCGCTTATACAGCAACTTACATTTTTCCTTTCGGCAAGTGTTGCCCAAAGAGTTTGCCCTGATGGCTGCTGAGCAAACGGCGGCGATGATCGATGGATTTTGGTTACGCAGCGCTTTAAGTGAAACCCCTGAGCAGGATTTTGTTCAGGCCGAAAAATTATGCAAAACCTTTATCCACAATGTGATAAAGCAGCATGGAGTCAAAACATGTCAGTAG